CCATCTGATTTTCATCCAGAAAACTGCTGACCATCTCTTCCGATAAATCGGTTTCCACGGTGATGCGATCAAGCCGAAATTCATTTTGCAGAATATTCAGTGCTTTGCCGATGACATCGTTGATATTGGCCAGGGTCTTTTTGGGCTCTCTCTCCCTGGAAAAATCGAGCAGTTCCTGAATAATTCCCCGACACCGGATGGTTTCATGAACGATGATATCCAGTCCTTCCTTCAAAGGACCTTCTTCAGGTACTTTTTTAAGCATGTTAGAGCTGTAGAGCAAAATACCGGCCAGCGGGTTGTTGATTTCATGGGCAATGCCTGCGGCCATTCGGCCCAGCGACGACAACTTTTCGGTCTGAATGGTCAGTTTGTCGTATCGGGACTGCTGCTCTTCGATCAATCGGGCTTTATCTATGGCGCAACTGCACTGCTGCGCCACGGCGATCATGAAATTCTTTTTATCTTTTGAAATTTCACATTGTTCGGAAAAGTAGATCCTGAGAATTCCCACCACGTGATTTCCCAGTGACAGAGGGATATCGAGTATCATTCGAATCCCTTCTTCCCAGGCTTCCTGAGGGTACTGGACCCGCGAGTCTCCCAGGATGTCGTCTATGATAATCACTTCGTTTTGACTGCACAATTCGGTGATGATTCGGTAGCTGGAAACCGGCCCCTTTTCGAGGTATTTCTTCCCCAGACCGTGAGCGGCATACAGTTCCAGTTGCTCTGTCTGCAGGTTGAGGAGCCTGAAAATAGCGCCTTTGGCATCCAGCAGTTCGGTGGCCTTCCAGACAATCAATTCAAGAATTTCGTCCACCCGCGTGCTGCCATGCACCAGCCTGATGATTTCCCTAAAGGCACGATAATAGGCATGTATGTCTATGTCGGTAGTAATGATAACCTCCTTATTTATAAGGTTTTTCAGTATATGTGCAACGGATGCGGGGTGTTTGGCCGCTGGGTCGCATACAGGTATATGGTTTTGATAATATGCTCATATCACTTTCCAGTGGTTAAAAAAAGAAAAATTGTGGGGAAATGTTCATCATTACTCTGATGGAAAGCATTCAATGGCCAACGGTCTGATCCGTGCGATACGCTCGAAATCTTCGTCCCTGTGCAAAAGGAGAATTTTTGACTCAATGGCTATCTGTGCTATACAGCAATCCACAGAACTGCTCAAAATACTTCTTTTTCTTCTCAATTCAAAATTGATAAGAATTCTCTTTTTTAGACACTTAACGTGGCCCGACTCCAAATCTCATTCGCCAGCTTCGCCGGGCTTTGAACATGCTTGCCTATTGCAGTTCTTGTCGGTTTTAACGGGCTTTTAAAAAAACCGGCTCAATCCGGTATAGTAAGAGTGTTGCCTTGGCAAAATTTGAACAAAAGGTTGATTTCTTCCTGTTACTCTTATCACCGCTTTAGAGCTATTCGGGGATATTGGGCCATTTGGTGGTAATGCCCTTGTGATTTTTGAGCGTGTACTCCTTATCATCTTTTCCCATTATGTAGTAATCGGGCATCAGTGGAATTTTGCCAATATTTGTGGCTACGACATACATGGGCTGGGCCAGCCCGGTGGTATGACCGCGGATGGCATCCCGAATAAGCTCTGCTCCTTTTTCTACCGGAGTGCGGAAGTGGTCGATACCCGGCGCCGGTTCACAGTAGAACACATAGTAGGGACGGATACGAACCGTCAGAAGCTTCTGATGAAGGGCCCTGAACGACTCGATATCATCGTTGATGCCTTTCAGCAAAACAGCCTGGTTGCCCACATTGACACCGCAGCTCAAAAGATCATATACGGCCTTTGCCGTCTGCTCGGTAATTTCATTGGAATGATTGCACTGGGTATTGATCCAGATCGGTACCTTGTGATAACCGCTTAGTACTTTTTTCAACCCCGGGGTAATACGGTGGGGCAGCACAATTGGGGTACGGGTACCGAATCTTATCATCTGGATATGTTGAATTTCCCTCAGCTTGCGAATCAGATAGTCGATTTTATCGTCGGAAAGGATAAAAGGGTCTCCTCCGGTAATCAGGACATCTCTGATCTCCTCATGTTCCGTGATCCACTTCAGCCCTTCTTCCACATCCATGCGAAGTTTCAAATCACGGTCCACCACCACTTCTTTTCGAAAACAGTGCCGGCAGTAATTGGCGCATACATCAGTCACCGTAAAGGCGATGCGGTCTACGTACTGGCGGGCAATGCTGTCCGGCCTGATTTCTTCAGTAGCACGATTTTCTTTCCATACCAGATAGTTGGACATTCCAAAGTGATTCTCTTTTTCCTTCATGGAAGGAACGACCTGCTTTCGAATGGGGCAATCAGGGTCATCTTTATCCATGAGAGAAGCGAAATACGGTGACGTCCCCCATTTGGTATTGAGGATGGTAATGGCCTTTTCCTCTTCTGGAGTAACCTTGATTAACGCTTTTAGCCGTTCAAGAGTATTTACGCTGTTTTGAAGTTGTTCCTTCCATTCTTCCATCATCGATCTCCTCTAAGTTGGTTTATCCCACCGTCAACCATGGTCGTAAAGAGTACAGCAACGGTGACTTTTTTTCCAATACGGCCGAGTCTTTTGGTTGCTTACTGGAACATGTGAAATTCGGTTTTTTTCATTGCATTGGCCGAAAACATTTACAACGCTAAAAGACTGACATTACCGTAAATATTCACAGGCTGTTTACGGGTTAGCCGCAGTGCAGGTTCTCTCTGACGATTTTGTTAAGCGCTTTTTTGTCTCCAACCAATTTTTCACTAAGCTTATTGTCTTGAAACGCTTTTAAATCTTCAATGATCTTATCGATCACATAGGCGGGAAACACATGGTCTTTTTGGTAAAGGGTTCTATTCTGCTCCAGCTTTTCAGCAGCTTCCCAGCACGATCCGGGCAGTTGCTCAAGACAATCAGAGGCACAGGCATCCTGGGCCACATACAGCTTTTCAACGATCTCCAGGCTGTCGTCCTTTTCCAATCCTGATAAAACCGCTACCGTCAGCCCGGCGAAAAGGTGATGAACATTGGCACTACCATCAGGGGATCTCAATTCAACGGTCTGGCTGCTCATTCTTTGGATCGCCTCGCGCTTTTGTTTGGGGTTGGCATCATAAATCATATCTTCAGCGCCCAGCCAGCCCAACGGAACTCGTACAAGCACCGAACGGTTACGATCGCCCCAGCAGATTCGGGTAGGTGCTTCCTGATGGGGAACCAGCCGCAGAAAAGATGTGGGCACGGTATTGCCGAATGCGGTCAGGGACGGCGCACCTACAAGTAGGCCGGCAATCAGCTTTTTGGCGGTATCGCTCAGGCCCGCATCATTTACCATCACATTGCTGTCACCTTTGACCAAGCGCATGTGCGCATGCAGCGCGCTTCCGGCATGCCCAACGATGATCTTGGGCGCGAAACTTACTTCCAGAGCATATTTGTAGGCCACTTCACGCACAGCCCATTTCGCTAAAACGAGCTGGTCGGCGGCATCTTCCACCGGCGTGGGCAAAAATTCGATTTCATGCTGAACCATCTCCCAGTTGTCATGAATAATGTTGCCAACTTCGGCATGGCCGTACTTAATGCTTCCGCCGATTTCGCTGATAATCTGCATGACTTCCCGTCGTATAGCAGCCCATTTCGAGAAAGGATGGGATTCATGGTAGCCTTTTTGTTCGACGATTGGATATATTTTGTCAATTTCTGAAAAAAGATAATATTCCAGTTCACCCATCACCTCAAAGGTGTATCCCGTCTTTTCTTTCAGCACCGAGTGCGCTTTTTTGACAATGTTCTCAGGCGAACATTCCATTGGTTCGCCGTTTACGGTGTAGTATGAACACAGGATGTCAATGGTAGGAATATCGGTGAAAGGATTCACAAATGCGGTTTTATACCTTGGAATAACATAAAGGTCGCTTTCCCATTCCGGTATGTAGGTAAATAAACTTGAACCGTCAACACGTTCTCCCATGGATAGTATTTGATCCAGATGTGCCTTATTTTTAATGACGAAATTCAGTGTTTTTAAACGGCCATCGCCACCAACATATCTGAAATTGATCATTCGGATGCCGTTGTCTTCCACAAATTTGATGATATCCTGTTTGGTAAAATCTTCGGGCGGTTTTTGCAGGTGTTGAACAAGTTTGTTGGGGTTGAGGGCAATCTGGTTTTTCATATTCAAATCCTTGCTTATGCCATGATTGAGACCTTCTGAAAGATTTATTTATATTTCGGTTTCCAATTTTTCTAAAATGTATTCGGTATGGTTCAAGCGCTGTATGGCTTTATCGCCCAACTGTTTCACCAGTTCGGAAAGCAATGTTTCGATGCAGATAATGGCGGCCGCAATCGAGCTGAAAAAATAATCGCCTTCAATGGAAGTAATCAGGAAATTATCGGTTTCAATGGCCAAAGGAGAAGACAAGCTGTCCGTAATCGCGATGATATCCACAGCCTGGTGTTTACAGATACGGCAGGCCTCAGCGGTGTCTTTCGTGTAAGGATTGACGCTGATGGCGATGAGCAGATCCCCCGGTTTGAGTACAGACAAATCGTCAGCCAGCGTGTACCCTGCCTGTCCTATAAGGCTAACGCGATCGCGGATCATTTTAAGATAAAAACCCAGATAATGTGCCAAGGAATAGCTGCCTCGCAGGCCGACAATGAGAATACGCTCAGCATTGACCATTAGCTTGATACTGTTGGTGAACCTTTGTTCATCAAAAGCATCCGCCATCAACATGACATTGCTCCATTCATCTTGAATCACCCGCTCCAAAAGAGAGGTCTCGCCGTCATCGCCGGCGTATCCCTCCTGCAAAATTTTTTTTACCTGTTCGCTGTAAAAACTCTTGCGTTGTTTTAGATTACTGCGAAAAAGGTCTTTGAGACTCGGGAAACCGTTAAAGCCCAGTTTTTGAGCCAAACGGGTAATGGATGAAATGTTGATATCGTTTTCGAAGGCTATTTCGGATATGGATTTGGCCGCCGTCTCGTTGGGCTCGTCGAGCATGCGTTTCAGAACGGCCAGGGTGCGATCGGTGAGCCGTGTTGTGTGTTCGCCGTTGCGGATTTTGATATACAGGTGTCTTAATTCCTCTAAACTCTCAGGGATGTGAGAGGCCATAAGCCAAAATTCCTTTTAATGAAATGGGATGTATAGATGCATTTCTCTCCAGTCTGGAGGTTTATCAGTCAATTATTGGCAAAGGGCTAAAGTGTCACTTCCGGCAAGTCATCCAGCCAACCGCCATTTTCCGTCAGTTGTCGCAGCAAAAGCCGGGAAATTTCTTCCTCATGTCCGCTCCGGGCATGCAGTTGCTTTAGAACCAGTTTATCCCCTATCCGGCCGCAAATTTCCAGCTTCCCGATATCATGGCCAATAATGTACTTGAATCTTTTGGCGTAACCATCAAAACTGCGTCTGGCCCGGTCAACAATGTCTACGCCTTTTTTCAGCGGCACCTGAAAGTGATGCCTCACGCGAGCCACGGGCATGCACTGATACAGATAATAGGGATTAACGCCAATGCGCAAAAGTCCATTCATCAAATTAACAAGAGCCTCCACGCTATCATTGACACCGGAAAGCAAAACCGCCTGGTTGTTCACCGTAATACCAGCGTTTCGAATTCTCCGGACGGCCTCTTTAGACACGGCCGTGATTTCCTGGGCATGATTAAAATGCGTAGGAATAAAGAGGGTTTTTGCGGCATTAAAATCTTTCAGCAAGGCAATCAATTCATCATCGAATAACCTAAGGGGATAAGATACCGGAACTCTTGACCCGATTCTGACATGGTTAAGATGGTCAATGTCTTTCAGGGCGCTCAACATCTTTTTGAGCACTTTGGTCGGAAGCATGAGCGGGTCCCCGCCCGATATAATAGCGTTGGTTATTTCCGGGTGCTCGGCAATATAACTGGCTGCCTTTTCAAAATTTTTTACTGTCAGGTCATTCGGCAGACCCACCATGCGTTTACGGAAGCAATGCCGGCAGTACATGGCACAGTATTCGGATGCCACCACAAGCGCTGTGTAATCATATTTGTGCAAAACGCCATTGCCTTTGTTATGCTTATCATCCCCGTAAGGGTCCTTGGTGGTTTCGCCCATGGCCCCGGCAACCACAAGTTCCTTTGCATCCGGGATGCAGAGCTTGCGCACGGGGTCCTCAGGATTTTCAATATCAACCAAGCTGAGGTAGTAACGTGGAATATTCATTGGATGAATGTCAATCACTTTGCGAAGATCTGCTTCTTCTTCAGAGCTTAACGAAAGATATCGCTTGAGGTCATCAACACTGGTGATGTTGTTCTTGAGCTCTTTGATGTAGTCCAGTTGTGTCCAGTCAATATCAGCAAATAGAGACCGCACATTGGTTGTTTTCGAAATCTGATACATCTGCATGATTACCAACTCTCATTATTTATTGTTTATCTTACGCTTGCTCCGTTATTTTAGAAAAAGCGGGTACCAATAATGACCCCCTTTTGGCATACCGGAGCGAGGTTTTGTCTATGTCAAATGTTTATTCAGAGATGATGAGGGGATATTGCCCTGTGTATGGGTGAAACTTAACAAGTTTAAAATCAGTGTATACGAATAATGACCCTCTCCTACTTCTCCCGAGTGAAGTTGTTATTAACCGATTATTAATAGGCGGGTATTAAGGGTTAATACCCGACGTGTTGTAAAAATTCCTTCAGTCTTTCCGTAGTCGGAGATTTCAGGAGCGTCTCCGGATTACCGTCTTCCGCAATTCGACCGGCGTCCATAAACAAAAGCCTGGACCCGGCCTTGCTGGCAAAACTCATTTCGTGCGTAACCACCACCATGGTAATGCCTTCCTGGGCTACGGCCGTCATCACGTTGAGGACCTCTTCGCGCAATTCCGGATCAAGAGCCGATGTGGGTTCGTCAAAAAGCATAATTTTAGGTTGCACAGACAGTGCTCTGGCAATCGCTACCCTTTGTTGTTGACCTCCGGAAAGCTCGGAGGGATAGTGATTGCCTCGGTCCTCAAGTCCGACTTTTTCCAAAAGATCTTTGGCAATGGCATTTGCCTCGCTCCGGGAAGCCCCCCGAACTTTTTTCGGACCGAAAGCGACGTTATCCAGGGCGGTCATATGCGGGAAAAGGTAGAAAAGCTGAAATACCATTCCAACTTCTTTACGAATCTCGCGGATTTGTCGCTTTTTCTGGGGCAGACAAATGTCATTGACGATTAATTCTCCTGAAGTAATGATCTCCAGCCCGTTGATACAGCGCAGCAGGGTTGACTTGCCTGAGCCCGAAGGTCCGACCATGACGACCACTTCTTTTTCCTCTATCGTCAGGTTGATGTCATGCAAAACTTCCACTTTGCCGAAACTTTTGCTAACGTTTTTAAATTCAATGACAGCGTTCATGCAATCTTCATCCTTTTTTCGATGAATTTCAATGACAGGGCCAAAGCCGATGTCATGATCAGGTAACATATGGCAACCGCAGACCAGATCTCCAGAGCCCTGAAATTACTTGCCATGATCTCCTGGCCTTGACGCGTCAGCTCCCCAACACCAATAACAATAAACAGCGATGTGTCTTTCATGCTGATGATAAACTGATTACCCAAGGGCGGAATGGCTCGTTTAAAGGCAATTGGGCCGATGATGCTCGCAATCAATTGCATCCTGCTTATTCCCATTGCCATGCCGGCTTCAATCAGACCCTTGTTTACGGATTGCACCGCGCCACGCACAATTTCAGCCATATAAGCACCGGCGTTTAAGATGATCGTAATAATGGCAGCGGTCAGGGCATTAAACCGAATCCCCTTTAAACCGGTGGTCACTTCAATCAACATCGGCATGGCAAAGTAGATAAACATGGCCTGAACGATGATGGGGGTTCCCCGGATCAATTCAATGTAGCCAACGGCAAGCTTTTGGCCGACGATACTTATCAACCGAAAAATCCCGTAGCTTTCACCGCCGATAGC
This is a stretch of genomic DNA from Thermodesulfobacteriota bacterium. It encodes these proteins:
- a CDS encoding ATP-binding protein, which produces MHGSTRVDEILELIVWKATELLDAKGAIFRLLNLQTEQLELYAAHGLGKKYLEKGPVSSYRIITELCSQNEVIIIDDILGDSRVQYPQEAWEEGIRMILDIPLSLGNHVVGILRIYFSEQCEISKDKKNFMIAVAQQCSCAIDKARLIEEQQSRYDKLTIQTEKLSSLGRMAAGIAHEINNPLAGILLYSSNMLKKVPEEGPLKEGLDIIVHETIRCRGIIQELLDFSREREPKKTLANINDVIGKALNILQNEFRLDRITVETDLSEEMVSSFLDENQMEQVFVNLLINSVEAMEGGGRIRIKTRLGTERKCMKIEFEDTGCGFPKEALNRIFEPFFSTKAKGTGLGLAVSYGIVENHMGDIRAYSEPGKGSSFIIEMPLIRQPPSEKTEGLENEAS
- a CDS encoding KamA family radical SAM protein; this translates as MMEEWKEQLQNSVNTLERLKALIKVTPEEEKAITILNTKWGTSPYFASLMDKDDPDCPIRKQVVPSMKEKENHFGMSNYLVWKENRATEEIRPDSIARQYVDRIAFTVTDVCANYCRHCFRKEVVVDRDLKLRMDVEEGLKWITEHEEIRDVLITGGDPFILSDDKIDYLIRKLREIQHIQMIRFGTRTPIVLPHRITPGLKKVLSGYHKVPIWINTQCNHSNEITEQTAKAVYDLLSCGVNVGNQAVLLKGINDDIESFRALHQKLLTVRIRPYYVFYCEPAPGIDHFRTPVEKGAELIRDAIRGHTTGLAQPMYVVATNIGKIPLMPDYYIMGKDDKEYTLKNHKGITTKWPNIPE
- a CDS encoding glutamine synthetase family protein, which translates into the protein MKNQIALNPNKLVQHLQKPPEDFTKQDIIKFVEDNGIRMINFRYVGGDGRLKTLNFVIKNKAHLDQILSMGERVDGSSLFTYIPEWESDLYVIPRYKTAFVNPFTDIPTIDILCSYYTVNGEPMECSPENIVKKAHSVLKEKTGYTFEVMGELEYYLFSEIDKIYPIVEQKGYHESHPFSKWAAIRREVMQIISEIGGSIKYGHAEVGNIIHDNWEMVQHEIEFLPTPVEDAADQLVLAKWAVREVAYKYALEVSFAPKIIVGHAGSALHAHMRLVKGDSNVMVNDAGLSDTAKKLIAGLLVGAPSLTAFGNTVPTSFLRLVPHQEAPTRICWGDRNRSVLVRVPLGWLGAEDMIYDANPKQKREAIQRMSSQTVELRSPDGSANVHHLFAGLTVAVLSGLEKDDSLEIVEKLYVAQDACASDCLEQLPGSCWEAAEKLEQNRTLYQKDHVFPAYVIDKIIEDLKAFQDNKLSEKLVGDKKALNKIVRENLHCG
- a CDS encoding MurR/RpiR family transcriptional regulator, with translation MASHIPESLEELRHLYIKIRNGEHTTRLTDRTLAVLKRMLDEPNETAAKSISEIAFENDINISSITRLAQKLGFNGFPSLKDLFRSNLKQRKSFYSEQVKKILQEGYAGDDGETSLLERVIQDEWSNVMLMADAFDEQRFTNSIKLMVNAERILIVGLRGSYSLAHYLGFYLKMIRDRVSLIGQAGYTLADDLSVLKPGDLLIAISVNPYTKDTAEACRICKHQAVDIIAITDSLSSPLAIETDNFLITSIEGDYFFSSIAAAIICIETLLSELVKQLGDKAIQRLNHTEYILEKLETEI
- a CDS encoding KamA family radical SAM protein, whose amino-acid sequence is MQMYQISKTTNVRSLFADIDWTQLDYIKELKNNITSVDDLKRYLSLSSEEEADLRKVIDIHPMNIPRYYLSLVDIENPEDPVRKLCIPDAKELVVAGAMGETTKDPYGDDKHNKGNGVLHKYDYTALVVASEYCAMYCRHCFRKRMVGLPNDLTVKNFEKAASYIAEHPEITNAIISGGDPLMLPTKVLKKMLSALKDIDHLNHVRIGSRVPVSYPLRLFDDELIALLKDFNAAKTLFIPTHFNHAQEITAVSKEAVRRIRNAGITVNNQAVLLSGVNDSVEALVNLMNGLLRIGVNPYYLYQCMPVARVRHHFQVPLKKGVDIVDRARRSFDGYAKRFKYIIGHDIGKLEICGRIGDKLVLKQLHARSGHEEEISRLLLRQLTENGGWLDDLPEVTL
- the glnQ gene encoding glutamine ABC transporter ATP-binding protein GlnQ produces the protein MNAVIEFKNVSKSFGKVEVLHDINLTIEEKEVVVMVGPSGSGKSTLLRCINGLEIITSGELIVNDICLPQKKRQIREIRKEVGMVFQLFYLFPHMTALDNVAFGPKKVRGASRSEANAIAKDLLEKVGLEDRGNHYPSELSGGQQQRVAIARALSVQPKIMLFDEPTSALDPELREEVLNVMTAVAQEGITMVVVTHEMSFASKAGSRLLFMDAGRIAEDGNPETLLKSPTTERLKEFLQHVGY
- a CDS encoding ABC transporter permease subunit (The N-terminal region of this protein, as described by TIGR01726, is a three transmembrane segment that identifies a subfamily of ABC transporter permease subunits, which specificities that include histidine, arginine, glutamine, glutamate, L-cystine (sic), the opines (in Agrobacterium) octopine and nopaline, etc.): MGFEFKYIVEAFPALLAGAKLTCYITIIGIIGGLAMGTVAGLMRLAGTHAIGGESYGIFRLISIVGQKLAVGYIELIRGTPIIVQAMFIYFAMPMLIEVTTGLKGIRFNALTAAIITIILNAGAYMAEIVRGAVQSVNKGLIEAGMAMGISRMQLIASIIGPIAFKRAIPPLGNQFIISMKDTSLFIVIGVGELTRQGQEIMASNFRALEIWSAVAICYLIMTSALALSLKFIEKRMKIA